In Deinococcus psychrotolerans, a genomic segment contains:
- a CDS encoding metal-dependent transcriptional regulator yields MIVAETSVQVPELSRSAQDYLKQLYVLGEREERVNTQALADAMKVTPASATGMIRKLAELGLVQHTAYQGAVLTPKGEQLALEMVRHHRLIEAYLHQALNYPLDELHDEAERLEHVISERLEARMAAFLGHPSHDPHGDPIPTLEGVLPLREDRPLTALKVGAPALVVRVPDGDPAQLRALMTAGLTPGASIRVSRIEPAFGTLTLLVGDTERTLALTVAAHVFVGIDAEPVT; encoded by the coding sequence ATGATTGTCGCCGAGACGAGTGTGCAAGTGCCTGAGCTTTCTCGCTCGGCGCAGGACTATTTGAAGCAGCTCTACGTCTTGGGTGAGCGCGAAGAGCGGGTGAATACGCAGGCGCTGGCCGACGCCATGAAAGTGACGCCTGCAAGTGCGACGGGGATGATTCGGAAGCTCGCTGAACTCGGCCTCGTGCAGCACACGGCTTACCAAGGCGCAGTCCTAACACCAAAAGGTGAGCAGTTGGCCCTTGAAATGGTGCGGCATCACCGCTTGATCGAAGCGTATCTTCATCAAGCGCTCAACTATCCGCTTGACGAACTCCATGACGAAGCCGAGCGGCTCGAACACGTGATCAGCGAGCGCTTAGAAGCGCGGATGGCCGCGTTTTTGGGCCATCCCAGTCACGATCCTCACGGCGACCCGATTCCCACACTGGAGGGGGTGTTGCCACTGCGTGAAGACCGCCCGCTGACGGCCCTCAAAGTGGGCGCTCCAGCGCTGGTGGTGCGTGTTCCGGACGGTGATCCGGCGCAACTCCGCGCCTTGATGACTGCTGGGCTGACACCGGGGGCGAGCATACGCGTCAGCCGCATAGAACCGGCCTTTGGGACACTGACACTGCTGGTCGGTGACACCGAGCGCACTTTGGCGCTGACAGTGGCGGCCCACGTTTTTGTGGGCATTGACGCCGAGCCTGTGACCTGA
- a CDS encoding thioredoxin domain-containing protein, whose amino-acid sequence MAKLKKNQVSKHRKQGRRSPPPPKKKAPSSGTGLVIGTLLAAVLIAAVVFFLRPSDQTSSAVRTFDLTGQPLLGQADAPVTMVIVEDFKCPACRAFEASVLPQLISKYVDSGTLKVASLTWPFLAKARNLPVDDSLLAAEAAECVYDQQESAGYFAYSKLLFGSQEDETRVWATKDKLKQLASGLEKLDQTKFGQCLDSDATKARVLSDQKQILAAGVSSTPSIFVGGKLVTQNSLEAISTAVEAVSQ is encoded by the coding sequence ATGGCAAAGCTCAAAAAGAATCAAGTGTCCAAGCACCGCAAGCAAGGCCGCAGGTCTCCGCCGCCGCCCAAAAAGAAAGCGCCCTCCAGCGGTACTGGACTGGTGATCGGCACGCTGCTGGCCGCCGTCCTCATCGCCGCGGTGGTGTTTTTTTTGCGGCCCAGCGATCAAACCAGCAGCGCCGTGCGAACTTTTGACCTGACGGGTCAACCCCTCCTCGGCCAAGCCGACGCCCCCGTGACGATGGTTATCGTGGAAGATTTCAAGTGTCCAGCTTGCCGCGCTTTCGAGGCCAGCGTCCTGCCGCAGCTCATCAGCAAGTACGTGGACAGCGGCACGCTCAAAGTCGCTTCGCTGACTTGGCCCTTTTTGGCCAAAGCGCGGAACTTACCCGTTGACGATTCGCTGCTGGCCGCCGAGGCCGCTGAGTGCGTCTACGACCAACAGGAGAGCGCCGGATATTTTGCTTATTCCAAACTGCTGTTCGGCAGCCAGGAAGACGAAACTCGCGTCTGGGCCACCAAAGACAAGCTCAAGCAACTCGCCAGCGGCCTAGAGAAACTGGATCAAACCAAATTCGGCCAGTGCTTAGACAGCGACGCCACCAAAGCACGGGTGTTGAGCGATCAAAAACAGATTCTGGCCGCCGGAGTCAGCAGCACGCCCAGCATTTTTGTCGGCGGCAAATTGGTGACTCAAAACAGCTTGGAGGCCATCAGCACGGCAGTAGAAGCCGTAAGTCAGTAA
- a CDS encoding FAD-dependent oxidoreductase, translating to MRIVIVGGVAAGMSAATRAKRQNPQAEVVVFERGDYISYGACGLPYVIGGDVESFEKLVARTPERMRGEGVDVRLRHEVTGVDAKAQTITVREASGAAHSEPYDRLLLATGVSAVRPDWAETGAAGIHVLRDIPDGEAIEASLKGAKRAIIVGGGYIGLELAEALRRRGLSVVLLERGPSVAGRILDPEYQRRVQQELDKNEVDVRCGVNVEAVTVMDGRVSGVQTSGGLVRGDVLIVAVGVRPNVALAQSAGVGIGKTGAIRVSNRQETNVQHIYSAGDNTESVNRVTRRKVHVPMGLTANRMGRVAGVNMAGGEAHFPGIVGSAIFKTFDLGVARSGLTQHEADALGLDAVSVDVESTDHAGYYVDAAPIAVRLTAERGTGRLLGSQILGHPSSVKRIDVIATLLHSRSKIRDLAEVDLAYAPPFSSVWDVLLVAAGKLHKAAQQPNKETSMP from the coding sequence ATGCGAATTGTCATTGTGGGCGGCGTGGCGGCGGGCATGAGCGCGGCCACCAGAGCCAAGCGCCAAAACCCGCAGGCCGAAGTGGTGGTTTTTGAGCGTGGCGATTACATCAGCTACGGCGCGTGTGGCCTGCCTTATGTGATCGGCGGCGACGTGGAGAGCTTTGAGAAATTGGTGGCCCGCACTCCCGAACGCATGCGCGGCGAGGGCGTTGACGTGCGGCTGCGCCATGAGGTCACGGGCGTGGACGCCAAGGCGCAGACCATCACCGTTCGTGAGGCGAGTGGCGCGGCGCACAGTGAGCCGTATGACCGCTTGCTGCTGGCGACTGGCGTTTCAGCTGTTCGCCCCGACTGGGCCGAGACAGGAGCAGCGGGCATCCACGTGCTGCGCGATATCCCCGACGGCGAGGCGATTGAAGCCAGTCTCAAGGGTGCCAAGCGGGCCATCATCGTGGGCGGCGGCTATATCGGGTTGGAGCTGGCGGAAGCGCTGCGTAGACGCGGGCTGAGCGTGGTGCTGCTGGAGCGTGGGCCGAGCGTGGCGGGGCGCATTCTCGACCCCGAGTATCAGCGGCGGGTGCAGCAGGAGCTGGACAAAAATGAAGTGGACGTGCGCTGCGGCGTCAATGTGGAGGCCGTAACTGTCATGGACGGGCGGGTCAGCGGCGTGCAGACGTCCGGCGGCCTGGTGCGGGGTGACGTGTTGATCGTGGCCGTCGGCGTGCGGCCCAACGTGGCGCTGGCGCAGTCAGCGGGCGTGGGTATAGGTAAGACGGGAGCCATCCGGGTCAGCAACCGCCAGGAAACCAACGTTCAGCACATCTACTCGGCGGGCGACAACACCGAGAGTGTCAACCGCGTGACCCGACGCAAAGTGCATGTGCCGATGGGCCTGACCGCCAACCGGATGGGCCGGGTGGCGGGCGTCAACATGGCGGGCGGCGAAGCGCACTTTCCCGGCATCGTGGGCAGCGCCATCTTCAAGACCTTTGATCTGGGCGTGGCCCGCAGCGGCCTGACCCAACACGAGGCCGACGCGCTGGGCCTCGACGCCGTGAGCGTGGACGTCGAAAGTACGGATCACGCCGGATACTACGTGGACGCCGCTCCGATAGCCGTGCGCCTGACTGCCGAGCGCGGCACGGGCCGCCTGCTGGGGTCGCAGATTCTGGGTCATCCCAGCAGCGTCAAGCGGATAGACGTGATCGCCACTTTGCTGCACTCCCGCAGCAAAATTCGGGATCTTGCCGAAGTGGACTTGGCCTACGCCCCGCCCTTTTCGAGTGTGTGGGACGTGCTGCTGGTGGCGGCAGGCAAGCTTCATAAAGCCGCACAGCAGCCCAACAAAGAAACGTCGATGCCCTGA
- a CDS encoding gluconokinase encodes MSVSPFAQLIVMGVSGSGKTTLGRGLSAHYGFPFLDADDFHTPEAKAKMASGEGLTDADRAPWLARLKAALDESAAKSGGVVLACSALKASYRTTLGGPQTGFVFLDVPPEVLRSRLEERQGSYAKVSLLPSQLAALEEPDAGDALTVHVKADEDADLVLADALRQLDAVSGE; translated from the coding sequence ATGTCTGTTTCTCCCTTTGCCCAACTGATTGTGATGGGCGTGTCCGGCTCCGGCAAAACCACGCTGGGGCGCGGCCTCTCGGCGCATTACGGCTTTCCTTTCTTGGATGCCGACGACTTCCATACTCCTGAAGCCAAAGCCAAGATGGCAAGCGGTGAAGGGCTGACCGACGCCGACCGCGCTCCCTGGCTGGCCCGCCTCAAAGCGGCGCTGGACGAGTCGGCGGCCAAAAGCGGAGGTGTGGTGCTGGCTTGCTCGGCGCTCAAGGCCAGTTACCGGACAACACTCGGCGGCCCGCAAACGGGTTTTGTTTTTCTGGATGTGCCGCCCGAGGTGCTGCGCTCAAGGTTGGAGGAGCGCCAGGGCAGTTACGCCAAAGTCTCACTGCTGCCCAGCCAACTCGCCGCGCTGGAGGAGCCGGACGCCGGAGACGCGCTCACTGTCCACGTCAAAGCGGACGAGGACGCTGATCTGGTCTTGGCAGACGCCCTAAGGCAGTTGGACGCGGTCAGTGGCGAATAA
- a CDS encoding DUF2256 domain-containing protein produces the protein MANNTAMGGGKKPSERPHKVCPVCGRPFAWRKKWERDWDKVIYCSDKCRMKGVTK, from the coding sequence GTGGCGAATAACACGGCGATGGGCGGCGGCAAAAAGCCCTCCGAGCGGCCCCACAAAGTCTGTCCGGTGTGTGGTCGCCCGTTTGCCTGGCGCAAGAAGTGGGAGCGCGACTGGGACAAAGTGATCTACTGCTCTGACAAGTGCCGCATGAAGGGTGTGACCAAATGA
- the uvsE gene encoding UV DNA damage repair endonuclease UvsE: MTAPVRPAYGLVCMTQGPELRFRTITLKRYRMLDVAERYAALRDLYASNTAKLRSAAGYCAARGIRLFRMSAALYPMLDLLDDPTGKAVLDELAAELSAVGQAFAEAGVRVLIHPDQYIVLNSERPEVRQSSLHQFLTHADVLDRLGFERSPYHCMILHGGKGGRGEVLAEVIRDLPDAARLRLVLENDERAYSPAELLPVCQATGIPLVFDAHHHVVHDKLDNQEDPSVREWVLLARSTWTPPAWQVVHLSNGIEGPQDRRHSHLIADLPSAYFDVPWIEVEAKGKEEAVLGLMQRAAEGS; the protein is encoded by the coding sequence ATGACCGCTCCCGTGCGCCCCGCTTACGGCCTGGTGTGCATGACGCAGGGGCCAGAGTTGCGCTTCCGCACCATCACCCTCAAGCGTTACCGGATGTTGGACGTGGCGGAGCGCTACGCCGCCCTGCGTGACCTCTACGCGTCCAACACCGCCAAGTTGAGAAGCGCGGCGGGCTACTGCGCGGCGCGTGGCATCCGTTTGTTCAGGATGTCGGCGGCCCTTTATCCGATGCTCGATTTGCTTGACGATCCCACCGGAAAAGCCGTGCTGGACGAACTGGCCGCTGAATTGTCGGCGGTGGGGCAAGCCTTCGCGGAGGCGGGCGTTCGGGTGCTGATTCATCCCGATCAGTACATCGTCCTCAACTCGGAGCGGCCTGAAGTGCGCCAGAGTAGCTTGCACCAATTTTTGACCCACGCCGACGTGCTCGACCGGCTCGGCTTCGAGCGCAGTCCTTACCACTGCATGATCCTCCACGGCGGCAAAGGGGGGCGTGGCGAGGTGCTGGCCGAGGTGATCCGCGATCTACCTGATGCGGCCCGTTTGCGGCTGGTGCTGGAAAACGATGAACGCGCTTACAGCCCCGCCGAGCTGCTGCCAGTGTGTCAGGCGACGGGCATACCGCTGGTGTTCGACGCGCACCACCACGTCGTCCACGACAAGCTGGACAATCAGGAAGACCCCAGCGTGCGGGAGTGGGTGCTGCTGGCCCGCTCCACCTGGACGCCGCCAGCGTGGCAGGTCGTTCACCTCAGCAACGGTATCGAGGGGCCGCAAGATCGCCGCCACAGCCACCTGATTGCCGATCTGCCCAGCGCTTACTTTGACGTGCCGTGGATTGAGGTGGAGGCCAAAGGCAAGGAAGAAGCGGTGTTGGGCCTGATGCAGCGGGCGGCGGAGGGGAGCTAG
- a CDS encoding DUF1697 domain-containing protein: protein MPTVALLRGINVGGNRKVPMIRLKAVAQSLGLTKVQTYIQSGNLVFEGQVSRSELEAAIEREFGFAVPVTLRSAEDWQAVTLHNPYLQQAEADGSKVHVTFLDAEPSEAGLAALRAVNSGADEWTHDGLHLYLHTPGGLGHSKLNPDKLKVGATTRNWRTVLKLSELAGI, encoded by the coding sequence ATGCCGACGGTTGCCCTGCTGCGCGGCATCAACGTGGGCGGCAACCGCAAAGTGCCGATGATCCGACTCAAGGCGGTAGCGCAAAGCTTGGGCCTTACCAAAGTGCAAACCTACATCCAAAGTGGGAATCTGGTGTTTGAGGGACAGGTCAGCCGCAGCGAGTTGGAAGCCGCCATCGAGCGCGAATTTGGTTTTGCCGTGCCCGTCACCTTGCGAAGTGCCGAAGATTGGCAGGCCGTTACCCTTCACAATCCCTACCTCCAACAGGCCGAAGCTGACGGCAGCAAGGTGCACGTCACGTTTCTGGACGCTGAACCTAGTGAAGCGGGCCTAGCCGCGCTGCGAGCCGTCAACAGCGGCGCAGACGAGTGGACGCATGACGGGCTGCACCTTTATCTTCACACGCCCGGCGGCCTGGGTCACAGCAAACTCAACCCCGATAAACTCAAAGTCGGTGCAACAACGCGCAACTGGCGCACAGTGCTGAAATTGAGCGAACTGGCGGGCATCTAG
- a CDS encoding MATE family efflux transporter, with translation MSLLSPSLSAAQTAEHAPPTPTRELVKIALPVSLEFVAQLALGLVDQIIVALLGTLAVAGVGFANSVTLILFFTLNAIGAGTSILVARAHGAGDKSGASRLFGAALVLGVVVSGVLAVPLILGGAGFLRSIGATPEVAGAGGPFLSVVAISLPLVTAAAIFSGALRSTGHARTPMTITIVAVILNTVLGYALVTGFGPFPKLGVVGVGIATTASYALRAGLLAWQTYGRGILDATLPRTLANWKSVLAPLIPLSLPMAATELAWSGGTFLYALLAGRISTNTLAAMQISNTLEGVFIVASLGLGSAATVLIGQSLGRGSAAGAQAWAHKIRRSGLVVALGAGALFALTATLLGVLFPQVDADVRHIALISILVNAAFQIIKVQNILLGIGILPGANDPRGVLIGDAVAAFVVGLPLAYLLAFPLGLGFWGLLIARGLEETAKMLIFIWRARKIKWEQHIYTGEGEAPITAGH, from the coding sequence GTGAGTTTGCTTTCCCCTTCCCTGTCCGCTGCCCAGACCGCCGAACACGCGCCCCCCACTCCCACACGCGAACTCGTCAAGATTGCCCTGCCCGTCAGCTTAGAATTTGTGGCGCAGTTGGCGCTGGGCCTCGTTGACCAGATTATCGTGGCGCTGCTCGGCACACTGGCGGTGGCGGGCGTGGGCTTTGCCAACAGCGTCACCCTGATCTTGTTTTTCACGCTCAATGCCATCGGCGCAGGCACCAGCATTCTGGTGGCGCGGGCGCACGGGGCAGGCGACAAATCCGGAGCTTCGCGGCTGTTCGGTGCGGCGCTGGTGCTGGGCGTGGTGGTGTCGGGTGTGCTGGCCGTGCCGCTGATCTTGGGCGGCGCAGGCTTTTTGCGTTCCATCGGAGCCACGCCGGAAGTCGCCGGAGCAGGCGGCCCCTTCCTGAGTGTGGTCGCCATCTCGTTGCCACTGGTCACGGCAGCAGCCATTTTTAGCGGGGCGCTGCGTTCCACCGGCCACGCCCGCACGCCCATGACCATTACCATCGTGGCGGTCATTCTCAATACCGTGCTGGGCTACGCGCTGGTCACCGGTTTCGGCCCCTTTCCAAAGCTGGGCGTGGTGGGCGTCGGCATTGCCACCACCGCGTCGTATGCTCTGCGGGCAGGCTTGCTGGCCTGGCAGACCTACGGGCGCGGCATCTTGGACGCCACCTTGCCGCGCACGCTGGCCAACTGGAAGAGCGTTCTCGCTCCACTGATTCCGCTGAGCTTGCCCATGGCCGCCACCGAGCTGGCCTGGAGCGGCGGCACGTTCCTTTACGCGCTCCTGGCCGGGCGAATCAGCACCAACACGCTGGCCGCCATGCAGATCAGCAACACCCTGGAGGGCGTCTTTATCGTGGCCTCGCTGGGTCTCGGCTCGGCAGCCACCGTACTGATTGGCCAGTCACTCGGACGCGGCAGCGCAGCGGGCGCTCAGGCCTGGGCACACAAAATCCGGCGCTCGGGTCTGGTGGTGGCGCTGGGAGCGGGGGCACTGTTTGCCCTCACCGCGACGCTTTTGGGCGTCTTATTTCCGCAAGTGGACGCAGACGTGCGGCATATCGCCCTCATTTCTATTCTGGTCAACGCCGCTTTTCAAATCATCAAAGTGCAAAACATCTTGCTGGGCATCGGAATATTGCCCGGCGCAAACGACCCCCGTGGCGTGTTGATCGGTGACGCGGTGGCCGCCTTCGTGGTGGGCCTGCCACTGGCGTACCTGCTGGCCTTTCCACTGGGACTGGGCTTCTGGGGCCTGCTGATCGCCCGTGGGCTGGAAGAAACCGCCAAAATGCTCATCTTCATCTGGCGAGCCAGGAAAATTAAATGGGAGCAGCACATCTACACGGGCGAAGGTGAAGCGCCCATCACGGCGGGGCACTGA
- a CDS encoding phenylalanine--tRNA ligase subunit beta → MKLPYSWLQELIPHLPPVNTLEPVFAQLGLPLEGIDDAPAPPAGVLLVAVTEAAAMPGTQLTKLTLDTGPHGPRTIASGAPNAVGLPAGTMLALVVPGTKLGDMEYGVRSLQGVESWGMAASAKELGIGESSAGLLLFPAGTAPVGTPLADVWAADSVLDIEITPNRADALSVLGVARDLAAFLKLELKEPSMGLAANGKGQIEVTLPPRAVTLERDPSKKLRFGSDHFSARTVSGVHNGPAPVEMQRRLTLAGMRSIDLIVDSSNYVMLELGQPTALYDRRDVTNDKILVSFGLRQGENVKDLMGGEHQVGPEDLLILDGRERGVMSVADAFQTAQTPQTDGGVLGIAGIMGGDHGHVRADTSEVVIESAHFDPVLLRRTATRLGLKTDAVYRYERGVDPVLSPRGANRVAELLTQYGGGIAETGLTTVGTPDLPADIQVTGEQVRGLLGMHVDTDEMVDILMRLGAKVKQDSDTLTVTPPSWRVDMVVWQDLAEEVARLHGYAELPETLPTFSPHPDNHGAGAVSAARRSLKGALAGLGAQEVVTYTFTSDPEAEQARSETPSVKLQNPLTAERTGLRTALYPSLLKAAQNRPKGERALLFEIGRIFPASGEIEKLGLLLRGPLAPNTHQAGVAGSFAAFKGLLETLAAGQGAGLEIRQLRGADVPATLHPGIAGAVVWNGQQVGWLGALHPEIAQSYGLKGDTYLLEVSLPLPAAEWAFSDPSRAPAAWRDLAVIAPQSVSYGEVAALLRQEAGPLLESLEPFDVYVGEQIPTGQRSVAVRLTFRGEKTLSDSEVDPIMERLIGAVRAAGWAIREK, encoded by the coding sequence ATGAAACTTCCCTATTCCTGGCTCCAAGAACTGATCCCCCACCTCCCGCCCGTCAATACCCTTGAACCCGTCTTCGCTCAACTCGGCCTGCCGCTGGAAGGCATAGACGACGCCCCCGCCCCACCCGCCGGGGTGCTGCTGGTGGCCGTCACCGAGGCCGCCGCTATGCCCGGCACGCAACTGACCAAGCTCACGCTCGATACCGGCCCACACGGCCCGCGCACGATCGCCAGCGGCGCACCCAACGCGGTCGGCCTGCCTGCCGGAACGATGCTGGCGCTGGTGGTGCCCGGCACCAAACTGGGCGACATGGAGTACGGCGTCCGCAGTTTGCAGGGCGTGGAGTCGTGGGGCATGGCCGCCAGCGCCAAGGAACTCGGCATCGGCGAGAGCAGCGCCGGACTGCTGCTGTTTCCGGCGGGAACAGCCCCGGTCGGCACGCCCCTGGCCGATGTGTGGGCCGCCGACAGCGTGCTCGACATCGAGATCACCCCCAACCGCGCCGACGCCCTGAGCGTGCTGGGCGTGGCCCGCGATCTGGCGGCCTTCCTCAAGCTGGAGCTGAAAGAGCCGTCAATGGGCTTGGCCGCCAATGGCAAAGGCCAGATTGAAGTCACCCTGCCGCCCCGCGCCGTCACCCTGGAGCGCGACCCCAGCAAGAAGCTGCGCTTCGGCTCCGATCATTTCTCGGCCCGCACCGTCAGCGGCGTGCACAACGGCCCCGCGCCGGTGGAGATGCAGCGCCGCCTGACCCTGGCCGGCATGCGCTCGATTGACCTGATCGTGGACAGCAGCAACTACGTGATGTTGGAGCTCGGCCAGCCAACGGCACTCTACGACCGCCGCGACGTGACGAATGACAAGATTCTGGTGTCGTTCGGTCTGCGGCAGGGGGAGAATGTCAAGGATTTGATGGGCGGCGAGCATCAGGTCGGGCCGGAAGATTTGCTGATTCTGGACGGACGCGAGCGCGGCGTGATGAGCGTGGCCGACGCCTTCCAGACTGCCCAGACTCCGCAGACGGACGGCGGCGTGCTGGGCATCGCGGGCATCATGGGCGGCGACCACGGGCACGTGCGGGCCGATACCTCGGAAGTCGTGATCGAGTCGGCGCACTTCGACCCGGTGCTGCTGCGGCGCACCGCCACCCGGCTGGGCCTCAAGACCGACGCGGTGTACCGCTACGAGCGCGGCGTTGACCCGGTGCTCTCGCCTCGCGGAGCCAACCGGGTGGCTGAGCTGCTCACCCAGTACGGCGGCGGCATAGCGGAAACGGGCCTGACCACGGTGGGCACGCCCGACCTCCCTGCCGACATTCAGGTGACCGGCGAACAGGTACGCGGCCTGCTGGGGATGCACGTTGACACCGACGAAATGGTGGACATCCTGATGCGTCTGGGCGCGAAGGTAAAACAGGACAGCGACACCCTGACCGTCACGCCCCCGAGCTGGCGGGTCGATATGGTGGTCTGGCAGGATCTGGCCGAGGAGGTTGCCCGCCTGCACGGATACGCCGAGCTGCCCGAAACCCTGCCCACTTTCAGCCCCCACCCCGACAACCACGGCGCGGGAGCCGTCAGCGCGGCGCGGCGCAGCCTCAAAGGCGCACTGGCCGGACTCGGCGCTCAGGAAGTGGTGACCTACACCTTCACCAGCGATCCCGAGGCCGAGCAGGCCCGCAGCGAAACGCCAAGCGTCAAGCTGCAAAATCCGCTGACGGCGGAGCGCACCGGCCTGCGAACTGCCCTTTATCCCAGTTTGCTGAAGGCTGCCCAGAACCGCCCCAAAGGTGAGCGGGCGCTGCTGTTCGAGATTGGGCGCATCTTCCCCGCCTCGGGCGAAATCGAGAAACTGGGATTGCTGCTGCGCGGGCCGCTGGCTCCCAACACCCATCAAGCGGGGGTGGCTGGAAGTTTCGCCGCCTTCAAGGGCCTGCTGGAAACGCTGGCGGCGGGGCAGGGCGCGGGCCTGGAGATTCGCCAGCTGCGCGGCGCGGACGTACCTGCCACGCTGCACCCCGGCATCGCGGGCGCGGTCGTCTGGAACGGGCAACAAGTCGGCTGGCTGGGCGCACTCCACCCCGAGATTGCCCAGAGCTACGGCCTGAAGGGCGACACCTACCTGCTGGAAGTCAGTTTGCCGCTGCCCGCCGCCGAGTGGGCCTTCAGCGACCCCAGCCGCGCTCCGGCTGCCTGGCGTGATTTGGCCGTCATCGCGCCGCAATCGGTCAGTTACGGCGAGGTGGCCGCGCTGCTGAGGCAAGAAGCCGGGCCACTGCTGGAAAGCCTGGAACCGTTTGACGTGTACGTGGGCGAGCAGATTCCGACCGGGCAGCGTAGCGTCGCCGTGCGCCTCACCTTCAGGGGCGAGAAGACCCTCAGCGACAGCGAAGTCGACCCGATTATGGAGCGGCTGATCGGCGCGGTGCGGGCGGCAGGCTGGGCCATTCGGGAAAAGTGA
- a CDS encoding HNH endonuclease — MNGEEKTSTRRPWTRLETLVAFEFYLVTPFGKFHRSNPEVIKLAEKLERTPSALAMKLCNLASLDTSLAATGLVNVSQLDKSLWQEMESDWESFFEEIKSASMSLLPDSLPLESADSNMSCEGLERAVMSQARVGQMVFRRAVLTAYDQKCCISGLDIPLLLRASHILPWAKDKANRLNPMNRLCLSSIHDQAFDKGIITISEDWRLRVSPLYKDVKQGFFRSTFLEFEGIRITLPKRFIPNQEFLTFHRDNIFQR; from the coding sequence GTGAATGGAGAGGAAAAAACTAGCACAAGAAGACCGTGGACACGCTTAGAAACACTTGTAGCTTTTGAGTTTTATCTCGTAACACCATTTGGGAAATTTCATAGAAGCAATCCAGAAGTGATCAAACTTGCCGAGAAATTGGAGAGAACCCCATCAGCTTTGGCTATGAAACTTTGCAATTTAGCCAGCTTGGATACATCTCTAGCTGCCACTGGCCTCGTCAATGTATCTCAGTTAGATAAATCACTGTGGCAGGAAATGGAAAGTGACTGGGAAAGCTTCTTTGAGGAAATAAAATCAGCCAGCATGAGCTTACTCCCTGACTCCTTGCCGCTTGAATCTGCTGACTCCAATATGAGTTGTGAGGGTCTGGAGAGAGCAGTAATGAGCCAAGCTCGTGTAGGACAGATGGTCTTTAGAAGAGCCGTACTCACGGCGTATGATCAAAAATGCTGTATATCTGGACTTGATATTCCACTCTTACTCAGAGCAAGCCATATTTTACCTTGGGCAAAAGATAAGGCCAATCGGCTTAATCCAATGAATAGATTATGTTTGTCGAGTATCCACGATCAAGCCTTCGATAAAGGCATTATCACCATATCGGAAGATTGGAGACTGAGAGTTTCGCCATTATACAAGGATGTCAAACAAGGCTTTTTCCGATCTACTTTTCTTGAATTTGAAGGCATACGAATCACGCTGCCCAAGAGATTCATTCCCAATCAAGAGTTTCTGACTTTCCACCGAGACAACATTTTTCAGCGCTGA
- the pheS gene encoding phenylalanine--tRNA ligase subunit alpha has protein sequence MQEQALQEIATATDVEALQQVKTKYVGKSGLVTKELGSLGKLPPDERKARGAEINAVRAALDSALTERETVLKRAALDARLASEAIDVTLPGLSLPAGGLHPITRVYDDLIEIFTRLGYDTVEGPEVEDEHHNFEALNVPWYHPARDLQDTFWLEDGRLLRTHTSPMQIRYMVDHTPPLKIVARGKVYRYEATDATHEAMFHQLEGLVVGDGIKMSDLKGTVAEMARGLFGANAKVRFQPSYYPFTEPGADFAVWWENPRGESKWLELGGCGMVHPNVFKAVDDLREAAGKERIYEGKTGFAFGLGPERIAMLKYGIPDIRYFYANDPKVIGQFRGTLG, from the coding sequence ATGCAAGAACAAGCACTGCAAGAAATTGCCACCGCCACTGACGTCGAGGCGCTGCAACAAGTCAAGACCAAATATGTCGGCAAGTCCGGCCTGGTCACCAAGGAACTCGGCAGCCTCGGCAAGCTGCCGCCCGACGAGCGCAAAGCACGCGGGGCCGAGATCAACGCCGTGCGGGCCGCCTTAGACAGCGCCCTGACCGAGCGCGAGACGGTGCTGAAACGCGCCGCGCTGGACGCCCGCTTGGCCTCGGAAGCGATTGACGTGACCTTGCCGGGGTTGAGCCTGCCTGCCGGCGGCCTGCACCCGATTACCCGCGTGTACGACGACCTCATTGAGATTTTCACCCGGCTGGGCTACGATACCGTGGAAGGGCCGGAAGTCGAAGACGAGCACCACAACTTCGAGGCGCTGAACGTGCCTTGGTATCACCCCGCCCGCGACCTTCAGGACACCTTCTGGCTGGAGGACGGACGCTTGCTCAGGACGCACACTTCACCGATGCAGATTCGCTACATGGTGGATCACACGCCGCCGCTCAAGATCGTGGCACGCGGTAAGGTCTACCGCTACGAGGCCACCGACGCTACCCACGAGGCCATGTTTCACCAGCTCGAAGGCCTGGTGGTAGGCGACGGCATCAAGATGAGCGACCTCAAGGGCACGGTGGCCGAGATGGCGCGGGGACTGTTTGGGGCGAACGCTAAAGTCCGGTTTCAACCGAGCTACTACCCGTTCACCGAGCCGGGAGCCGACTTCGCGGTGTGGTGGGAAAACCCACGTGGCGAGAGCAAATGGCTGGAGCTGGGCGGCTGCGGCATGGTGCATCCGAATGTGTTTAAGGCCGTGGACGATTTGCGCGAGGCAGCGGGCAAGGAGCGCATCTACGAGGGCAAGACAGGCTTCGCTTTCGGGCTGGGGCCGGAGCGCATCGCCATGCTCAAGTACGGCATCCCCGATATCCGCTACTTCTACGCCAACGACCCGAAGGTGATCGGGCAGTTCAGGGGAACGCTGGGGTGA